A stretch of DNA from Manihot esculenta cultivar AM560-2 chromosome 7, M.esculenta_v8, whole genome shotgun sequence:
CTTTTTCATTGTCATaatcatattatttttcaatgattattccttttttattataaaaatatgtgtAATTAAACTTTTGTACTttattcaatattaaattaatttaattcattttttcgaattaattaaatatttatatttttattaatggataaataagttttaatttaatataatattactttattaataacaatatactatttttaatttaaaatataaaaaattaatattttaattaaaataataattaaaaatagataaaaaataataaataattttaaaaataaattttatttaaaattatatcaatcatgcatatttaatccttaataaaattataaaaacttaattaattaaaaaaataaattaaatttatttgacatttaaataaaaatataaaaattttattcgaATTATTTTCTTCGCACTCAAAGAACTTGAAATCTTAATGAGGATACCAATATTGGCTTTATCACCCTTCTtgcaaaataatatattaaatttttgtagCTGTTTCGTTTGAGATCATTTATTTtatgagaaaaaattaaataattttttttaaattatatataattttaatttttaaaaaaaattattttgtatttaaaaataattaaactttttattatgaataaaaaataaaaaaattaattaaattaaattataataaaatctatttataaaaaaaataattacaaaacaTCAAAcagatatttatatatatataataatttaaatgaaattacAACTAAGGATTTCAAAGTTAGCAatgatttctttttatttttcaagagAAAATTTGTCccatttcttctttcttttattgtttttaaCTATGATTGAAGAGTaggataaaatttgaaatttctcaaatttatttaaatatatttattataaaataaatttataagtgtttgaatttttaaaattataaaaataaaaaaattcaagatgATAAATCATAAAGAGTAGAGTAAAACttgaaatctctcaaatttatttaaatatatttatcactAAATTTATAAGtgcttgaatttttaaaattataaaagtaaaaaaattcaaGATGATAAATCTATGCcacatatataataatttttaaatattcgtATTGTGTAAATAATTTTGTGAGGTTGTTTTTAAGGTTccaattaggggtgagcatttggtcgattcgatttaaaattaaatcgaaccgaataaatcaaaaactgaaattttagtgtttataaaaaccgaaccgaatagattttggtcagaaaccgaatcgaaccgaaccggtctgattcggtttgattcggtttgattcagttcgatttgattggtttcgatttttaataatttttttattttttacactttatttttaatattttaaaatttaattaaaatattttaattttaatatgatttaatttctctatattattaaaaaaaatatattattatcactaatcggttctgttcggttttttcgattttttctgattaaaaccgaaccgaaccgaaataatcaaaatttctgaaattaaaaaccgaaccgaaccaaaatatataaaaaaccgaactaaatttttaaatcgattcggttcgattaattttttcgatttgaacagaATACTGCTCACCGCTAGTTCCAATTAAGAAAGatggatattattttttattaattaaaaataaattttatttgaaaatattgtaaatatatttaattattttaaatttatcaaattgaTGTACAGAACATACTTTtagtgaaaaattaattttaaatatataaaaaagaaaatggaaagatAAATTTCAAGACATTAGTTGGAGCCCACACAGTAATGAGTCCTTCAGCCATTGACTACCAAAAGAACGTAGGAAAAAAGaaagttaaaattattaaaattttatttttatttcaataaaattaatattatcaagTTGTCATTGAATTTTAACTAAAGTCCAATATACTAATTAAGAAAATCAAAGATATTGTCTAATTGAATAAGCGACTTGCAatacaattataaaaaataaaaaaaaaggaaaaaggaaaaatgatGAGTTACCTTTTTCCATAGAATAATTGAAGTGCGTCACTTTCCTGGAAGAGCAAATGACAGCAACTGACTcctactttctctctttctctctgccTCTGGTGTGACACCTTTGACCAAGAAATATATGCGAAAACGACAATTTCTTctactataaaaaataattctaacAATAtcccaaaaaaaattaataataataataatatttaaaaattaaatagaaaaaattactttttaatctcttaattttaatgtaattaacacttctgtctctTTATTTTAACGACCCAACATTTAAGTCCCTCATTTTCTCTTCCGTTCAAATTCATAGTCCTTCCGTTCAAATTCGTAGTCTTTCCGTTTAAATTCGTAGTCTTTccatccatttaaaccgtttggtaaAAAGTTAAAGGTGaagtgataattttttctaaaaatacccttctctcaatGTGAAATCCCTATGAGTTAtggtgaaggagaagaagaagaataagaagttgcagaaagtgtaggaagaagaagaagaagaagaagaagaagaagaagaagttgcagaaatggtaggaagaagaagaaagaagaagaagttgcagaaatggtaggaagaagaagaagaaagaagaagaagaaaaagttacaGAAATggtagaaagaagaagaagaagaggcatttAGGTTTgggttttgtgattttgaaatagcggAATTTTTAGTAagagttaattttgtcaattcacgtatcTCAAAcgactattttggacggaaagactacgaatttggataaaaaagaaagtgagagacttaagtgttgggtcgccaaaatagagggatagaaATATTAATAACGTTAAATCTcagaaactaaaaaataattttctcaattaaataataaatattttaagcataaaattatataatcacgtatataaagagattaattaaaaaaaatattatatttttttaaatagtatgAAAATTCTGAAAAATTTATCTTTAGAGCTACGGCCGTAATGCTGTTGGCCTAGTTAGTTTTTACAATTCAGTCACGTAACCGACTGCTCTATTTAATGAATTTCATAAAATGCAGACAGAAGGGAGGAGTCATCGCATACCAATATGATCCTTGTGAAGTATTTTTATTTGGACGTGGCAGTTAGAGAGTGGCATAGTCAATCTGGGCGGCCATTAGCTTCCCTGTCTGTGCTCCATTTCTTCACAAGCTGACATCTACTCTCCCACCTCCGCAACTATAACTCCATTGCGCATTTTCATTCTCACAGTAAATATTTATCTCTatgttttttataatataaaaaaataaaatatattattctattatattacttaaatttcaaataatttttatttatccttATATTCAtcgttatattttcttttttaataaataaatcatgatataattttttttattatattaatatataataatattaataatgttcttaaagtaaaagtagtgttatttttttaaaatgattatattttatttttaataaaaaatatttttgttaataattttcgttagaaaatgaataaaatattttcatatttttctttgAGTAGGACATTACGTGCCAAATCCTCCTTCTATATTGATGTATTCACATGATTCGATATGTCATGGTTTGAACAAACAGACCACAAAATCTAATCCACCCTCGTGCCTAATATGTAATAGCCTACCAAAtctttcttttccacttctctctTACTACCAAGTCTTACCTTtgcaaaacaaaaattaaaaaattcctCCGTGAACCTCTCAAAAGCCCCCGGTCGGAATGTCGGTCGGAAAATATTGCCGATGGGATTCTCAGGTGTTTTGCTTTCTTAGTTTTATTATGCTACTTACTCCAACCAAATCAGATGAGCTTCAAATGCTTATGAACTTGAAGTCTGCTCTGAAGAATTCAAAAACTGATGTGTTCAGCTCATGGACACGAGAAAATTCTGTCTGCAACTTCACTGGAATTATTTGCAATGATAATGGACTCGTTAAGGAAATCAATCTTCCCCAGCAACAGCTCGAGGGTTTTCTTCCTTTTGATTCAATATGCTCTTTGCAATCTCTGAAGAAGATTTCTTTGGGATCAAATTCTCTTCATGGGGGCATCTCTGAGGAGTTGAAGAATTGCAGAAGCTTGCAGGTCTTGGATTTGGGTGGGAATTTGTTTTCAGGACATGTTCCTGAGTTGTCTAGTTTACGAGAATTGAGGTTCCTGAGTTTAAATGCTAGTGGATTTTCAGGGTCATTTCCATGGAATTCACTGGAAAATCttaccaatcttgagtttttaagTCTTGGAGACAATCCATTTGATGGGACAAGCTCCTTCCCTGTTGAAGTTCTGAAGCTTAACAAGTTGTATTGGCTTTATCTCACTAACTGCAGCATCAAAGGCCAGATTCCAGAGGGTATATCAAATCTTGCTATGCTCCAAAATCTTGAACTCTCTGATAATCAGTTATTTGGAGAAATTCCAGCAGGAATTGGAAAGCTTAACAAGCTTTGGCAGCTTGAGATTTACAATAATTCCTTCACCGGAAAACTTCCTGTAGGATTCAGCAATCTCACAAGCTTAGTAAATTTTGATGCTTCACATAATAAGCTCGAAGGTGAGATTGGAGTGTTGAAGTTCTTGAAACAGCTTTCTTCTCTGCAACTTTTCGAAAACCAATTCTCCGGTGAGATTCCTGAAGAGTTTGGTGAGCTGAAGTACCTTACAGAGTTCTCTCTTTACAGGAACAAGTTCACTGGTTCACTTCCTCAAAAGCTAGGCTCTTGGGCAGACTTCCTTTACATTGATGTTTCAGAGAATTTCTTGACAGGTCCTATTCCTCCAGACATGTGCAAGAATGGGAAAATGACTGATCTTCTTATCTTACAGAACAAGTTCACAGGCAAAATCCCAGATAGCTATGCGAGTTGCAAGTCTCTGATTCGTTTACGTGTCAATAACAACTCACTTTCAGGACCTGTCCCTGCAGGAATATGGGGTTTGCCGAATCTTATCGTCATGGATCTTAGCATTAATCAATTTGAAGGTCCTGTGACACCAGATATCGGTAATGCAGAGTCTCTGTCATTACTAATTCTAGCTAACAATCAATTTTCTGGTGAGTTACCTGCTGCAATTTCAGATGCTTCATCCTTGGTGTCAGTTCAGTTAAGTTCAAATCAATTTGTTGGTGCAATCCCAGAATCTATTGGTAAATTGAAGAAGCTAAACGGTCTTTATTTGAATGGAAACCTGTTTTCTGGTAATATACCAGATTCAGTAGGTTCATGTGTCTCTCTCACTGTTATAAACCTTTCTGGCAATTCATTTTCTGGGGAAATTCCAGAGAGTCTGGGAGATCTTTTTACTTTGAACTCCTTGAATTTATCCAACAACAAACTTTCTGGCGAGATTCCAGTTAGTTTATCATCTCTGAGGCTAAGCAATCTCGATCTATCAAATAACCAGCTGATTGGTCCAATACCTCAGTCTTTATCCCTTGAGGTCTTTCATGAAAGCTTTGACGGAAACCTGGGTTTATGCAGCAACAATCTGAGGAATATCCAGCCATGTTCATCAGCCACTTCGAACACTTCTGGTCACCTCCGAGTCCTTCTTTCTTGTTTTGCAGCTGGACTGCTTGTTTTGGTCATTTTTGCTGGTTGTTTATTGTTTGTGAAGCTAAGGCCGAACAATCTCGATCGTCCACTGAAGCCGAGTTCCTGGGATATGAAGTCTTTTAGAGTACTAAGTTTTAGTGAAAGAGACATCATTGATTCAATCAAATCAGGGAATTTGATTGGCAAAGGAGGATCAGGAAATGTGTACAAAGTTGTCCTTGGCAATGGAAATGAACTTGCTGTGAAACACATTTGGACTTCCAATTCCAGTACTCATCAGAAAAGTTTCCGGAGCAGCTCAGCCATGCTGACTAAAAGGAACTTCAGATCAGCAGAATTCGACGCAGAAGTAGCCACATTGAGTGCTGTAAGGCATGTGAATGTTGTGAAGCTGTACTGTAGCATCACAAGTGAGGACAGCAATCTCCTGGTTTATGAGTATCTACCTAATGGAAGCTTGTGGGATCAGCTTCATTCCTGTAACAAGATTAAGATGGGGTGGGAGTTGAGGTATGCAATTGCAGTAGGAGCTGCAAGGGGATTGGAGTACTTGCATCATGGATTTGATAGGCCTGTGATTCACAGAGATGTGAAGTCCAGCAATATTTTGTTAGATGAGGAGTGGAAACCTAGAATTGCTGATTTTGGACTAGCCAAGATTGTTCAGGCTGCTGGTGGAGGAGAGTGGAGTCATATCATTGCAGGCACTCATGGCTACATGGCTCCTGGTAAAAAAATTCTTCTTCTGCCATTTCTTTCTTTACTTTTCTCTTGTTCTGCTTTACAATCTTTAAGCAGTTGAAGCAAAGTACATTGTTAAAACTAACGCACAATCCTAAGCGCGCACAAATTCTTCCCACTGCAATATAAGAGACAGAGAAAGGAAAAGAGCACATAAATATAGTTACCATTATTTATCCTGATATGCTTGACTTTATCTAGGGAGACACTTAAAATGTGGTGTAATTTACTGGAGATCATCAAAATTGACAAGTTTTTCCATTGATAATTTTTTGTAACTTGCtgcaaattttgattttttgccATGGAATGCAGAGTATGCATATACATGCAAGGTAAATGAGAAGAGTGATGTGTACAGCTTTGGAGTAGTCCTAATGGAGTTGGTGACAGGAAAAAGGCCAGTTGAATCAGAATATGGAGAGAATAAGGACATAGTGAACTGGGTTTGCAGCAAAATAACAAACAGAGAGAGTGCAATAAATTTAGTGGATTCAAACATCTTAGAGAACCTGAAGGAGGACGCCATTAAAGTTCTGAGAATTGCTGTTCACTGCACAGCAAAAATCCCAGCTCTAAGACCATCAATGAGAATGGTGGTTCAAATGCTGGAAGATGCTGATCCTCATAAGCTGACAGATGTAATTGTTGTTAAGAAAGAAAGTGgaagtagcccagatgagaaaTTGAAGGGAGGCAGCTTATTTGATCTGAGCAATTGAAAATTTCTGATTCTGAGATTAGGGATTTAGGTAAGAGAAGCTTAAGTATCAGAAAGAACAAGGATATGTATTATCTTAGATCTCAGCTTTTTGTATTGTAAGTGATGGAAAATGAATTTTTGCTTTGTAAATGTAATATATTTTCTCAATAGAAGGTAACAAGCTTAGCAATTACCAATATATGTGAATTTGTTGAGTTTAATAATTTGATAagaattcatataaaaatattttgattttaactTGAAATTCAATAAGAATCGCTACTAACCAATAACAAAATTTAATCGGCTAAAGTTCGTGTACCATAAACTTATTAAGGTAGGAAGGGTAGGAGTgagtattcggtcggttcgattttaaatcgaaccgaatcaaataaattgaaaattgagattttagtatttatataaattaaatcaaatcaattttagtcagaaagcaaatcaaatcgaatcggtttgattcaattcgatttgatcgatttgaatttttaataaatttttttatttttttctctttatttttaatattttaaaatttatttagaatattttatcttaataggatctaatctctatattattgaaaataatatattattattattaatcgattcgatttgatttttttgatttttttctaattaaaattaaaccgaaacgaaataattaaaaattttagaattaaaaaaccgaatcaaactaaaatatataaaaaatcaaactgaatttttaaattaatttgattcgggTGAAAACACTCATTTTTAAAGCTATGTtcatcaataattttaaaaatagcctTTAGTGTTTAAATCAGTTAAAACATTAATATTTAGTGATTGAGAGGATAagttatgaaaaattaatttttgtagcTCCCGTTTAACataaatgtttttttaaaatttttttgtataattttttattctaaacaaaaatttttaaaaaaattaattaaaataaatttttataatattttttgtttcaaaagaaaaatagtGTTTAATTAACCACTTGTTGAATATCcaatgaatcaaattaaatagaattaaattagtttgatttaaattaatttttatttaaaattaatttaatttttataaatattaaaattttaatttttaatttatttaatttcatttaattttaaatcgaatcgaaaaaACTGCTAAcgaaagtgtaatacccggctagactccggtatcggaattcctaccgtccggtggaatctcggatgtcggaagcctctagtagggtagaatcatgttttcataaaatgtttcaaggtatttcatggttttaagtaaagaggaaatgagtttttgcataaaaacaaccttgaaggaaaactcaggttcggccgccgaacatgcatgccttcgggagcgcctttaggcccccgaaagcataagtgaggaaagtccaggttcggccgccgaacctcaagttcggccgccgaacatagcttgcatgcggaggcacgttcggcccccgaacgtggcctggccagccactataaaagggttccttagccgaaaacgggcgagctttttccccatttccggccaaggtgagctctccgccgcccctcaccgatcttgagtcttttccttcagatctttcaagtttttcattagttttcatcttgtttttaagatttccgagttttgagcaagttttggagctttgaggttcaagaactcaaatctcttctaactccaagttagatcgcctccaccctcgatcttcaagaggtaagagtcgatctctagcttactttatgttttaagcaagttttatgcaagttcatggggtagaaaatgcatgtgtagcttatgttgagcttatgggtttttgatgtgattttgaacaatgtggcttgcaaatgtatgtttgatgtgttttagatggggttttagttagttgatgcccctaggaacttgtatgcttgtgtatgagtgttgtagaataggtttatgcatgtttggatgagattggaggcataaatgcataagggagctgagtttctgccattctgggagaaaccaggttcggcagccgaaggaactttcggccgccgaacgtgcttgtggaggcagccttcggctgccgaagcttgcccccgaaaggagactttcgcctctgtctgggagtttcggccgccgaaagtgccgccgaacatgcatgagtttcgcctctgtctgggagtttcggccgccgaaggtgccgccgaacctgcctgactttcggctctggagggactttcggccgccgaacctgccgccgaaagtgccctgtccagccctgtccagccctttcttgcatgtttttctatgattattccatgatgttttagggggtttttggggagtagtttagagttgtgttcatgtatgtttggtccctcatttgagtccacctgtgtaggttcggacccgaggaaccgaggaccccagcagtgagtctgttgccccagtgtctggtcagagctatccagaggtgagtggaataaacctttatgtttttaagtaaatcgATTatacagttttgagcatgttcatgcatcatggatgccatgtgatgaattaggttgtttgcattagaattcacgaatatgttgcattgcatattttaaatgttgatgtggatgaatgttggatgatccatagccctcgatctatgatatgacgatgtgatacgtacggtacggaatgtaagaccagtgggacccattctacgttcgctggcactatgtaagggaaagaccaggacccattctacgttctggcacagttggaccatgtagagggctattggtgacaagttcatccttgatgtgattagctgtgatgtgatgcatttcatgttatcatatgttttaaatgttttattattctgctcactgggctctagtagctcacccctctcccatttttccccaggattgcaggtacagggtagaccaagaggtttacaagagtaatgaagttttgagtatgtaatagatagtgtggacatgataaatgtattaatgttatgtaagagtacagtttcagtcatgtaaagatattgaggattagagattgtgcttgactttatgtatgaggtatccctttcaATACATggtcttagatgttttataatgttcatgtaagccaactcatcttatgatgtatcgcccattggggcattgttgagatcccacagagggattatgattatgattatgagtatgttcagtgcatgcacaggttgagtttggcttatgagtgaaagaaaagttttaaatttttatgtatgttgttgatcatgtatgggatttaacaggttttcaggatgtatgtcaggcttgctacgggtcttggcggccttaagccgacccggatcctagcgccggtagcggtcctattttcgggtcgttacagaatggtatcagagccctaggtt
This window harbors:
- the LOC110619797 gene encoding receptor-like protein kinase 7, with the translated sequence MSVGKYCRWDSQVFCFLSFIMLLTPTKSDELQMLMNLKSALKNSKTDVFSSWTRENSVCNFTGIICNDNGLVKEINLPQQQLEGFLPFDSICSLQSLKKISLGSNSLHGGISEELKNCRSLQVLDLGGNLFSGHVPELSSLRELRFLSLNASGFSGSFPWNSLENLTNLEFLSLGDNPFDGTSSFPVEVLKLNKLYWLYLTNCSIKGQIPEGISNLAMLQNLELSDNQLFGEIPAGIGKLNKLWQLEIYNNSFTGKLPVGFSNLTSLVNFDASHNKLEGEIGVLKFLKQLSSLQLFENQFSGEIPEEFGELKYLTEFSLYRNKFTGSLPQKLGSWADFLYIDVSENFLTGPIPPDMCKNGKMTDLLILQNKFTGKIPDSYASCKSLIRLRVNNNSLSGPVPAGIWGLPNLIVMDLSINQFEGPVTPDIGNAESLSLLILANNQFSGELPAAISDASSLVSVQLSSNQFVGAIPESIGKLKKLNGLYLNGNLFSGNIPDSVGSCVSLTVINLSGNSFSGEIPESLGDLFTLNSLNLSNNKLSGEIPVSLSSLRLSNLDLSNNQLIGPIPQSLSLEVFHESFDGNLGLCSNNLRNIQPCSSATSNTSGHLRVLLSCFAAGLLVLVIFAGCLLFVKLRPNNLDRPLKPSSWDMKSFRVLSFSERDIIDSIKSGNLIGKGGSGNVYKVVLGNGNELAVKHIWTSNSSTHQKSFRSSSAMLTKRNFRSAEFDAEVATLSAVRHVNVVKLYCSITSEDSNLLVYEYLPNGSLWDQLHSCNKIKMGWELRYAIAVGAARGLEYLHHGFDRPVIHRDVKSSNILLDEEWKPRIADFGLAKIVQAAGGGEWSHIIAGTHGYMAPEYAYTCKVNEKSDVYSFGVVLMELVTGKRPVESEYGENKDIVNWVCSKITNRESAINLVDSNILENLKEDAIKVLRIAVHCTAKIPALRPSMRMVVQMLEDADPHKLTDVIVVKKESGSSPDEKLKGGSLFDLSN